The Pelmatolapia mariae isolate MD_Pm_ZW linkage group LG10_11, Pm_UMD_F_2, whole genome shotgun sequence genome includes a region encoding these proteins:
- the LOC134636610 gene encoding pituitary tumor-transforming gene 1 protein-interacting protein, translating into MPSFGALGHTLSTWLIFAVAFLCVSFVSQGECQATQVPPTPCSSYKNCDTCVPHAKCLWCFTTNNCTEYPVTWLLPPAKLCPLSQARWGVCWLNFEALIITMAVVGGIILLAIAVCCCCCCCKKRPSRFDREEERSAKRREEIRQRAEERKVERMARHDEIRRKYGLMGDTDHPYSKFENE; encoded by the exons ATGCCTTCTTTTGGAGCACTGGGACATACTCTGTCCACTTGGTTGATTTTTGCCGTCGCCTTCCTCTGTGTTAGCTTTGTTAGCCAGGGGGAATGCCAAGCAACTCAAGTGCCACCAACTC cctGCTCTTCCTATAAAAACTGTGACACCTGCGTCCCACACGCCAAG TGTCTCTGGTGCTTTACCACAAACAACTGCACAGAGTATCCAGTGACCTGGTTGCTGCCTCCGGCTAAACTATGCCCATTGTCCCAGGCCCGCTGGGGAGTGTGCTGGC tgaaCTTTGAAGCCCTGATCATCACCATGGCTGTGGTGGGTGGAATCATTCTCCTCGCCATTGCcgtctgttgctgctgctgttgctgcaagAAGCGCCCTTCAAG GTTTgacagagaagaggagagatctgccaagaggagggaggagatCAGACAGCGCGCTGAAGAACG gaaggTGGAGAGAATGGCACGCCACGATGAGATCAGGAGGAAGTATG GTCTGATGGGCGACACGGACCACCCGTACAGCAAGTTTGAGAACGAGTAA